A genomic region of Prionailurus bengalensis isolate Pbe53 chromosome D1, Fcat_Pben_1.1_paternal_pri, whole genome shotgun sequence contains the following coding sequences:
- the RCE1 gene encoding CAAX prenyl protease 2 isoform X1, translating to MAALGGDGLRLLSVSRPERQPESAALGGPGPGLCCWVSVFSCLSLACSYVGSLYVWKSELPRDHPAVIKRRFTSVLVVSSLSPLCVLLWRELTGIQPGTSLLTLMGFRLEGIFPAALLPLLLTMILFLGPLMQLSMDCPCDLADGLKVVLAPRSWARCLTDMRWLRNQVIAPLTEELVFRACMLPMLAPCTGLGPAVFTCPLFFGVAHFHHIFEQLRFRQSSVGSIFLSAAFQFSYTAVFGAYTAFLFIRTGHLIGPVLCHSFCNYMGFPAVCAALEHPQRRPLLAGYALGVGLFLLLLQPLTDPKLYGSLPLCVLLERAGDSEGPLCS from the exons ATGGCGGCGCTGGGCGGGGATGGGCTGCGCCTGCTGTCGGTGTCGCGGCCGGAGCGGCAGCCCGAGTCAGCAGCTCTGGGCGGCCCGGGCCCTGGGCTGTGCTGCTGGGTGTCTGTGTTCTCCTGTCTTAGCCTCGCCTGCTCCTACGTGGGCAGCCTCTACGTCTGGAAGAGCGAGCTGCCCAG GGACCACCCTGCAGTCATCAAGCGGCGTTTCACCAGTGTGTTGGTGGTGTCCAGCCTCTCGCCTCTGTGCGTGCTACTCTGGAGAGAACTCACAGGCATCCAG CCAGGCACATCCCTGCTCACCCTGATGGGCTTCAGGCTGGAGGGTATTTTCCCAGCAGCACTGCTGCCCCTGCTGCTGACCATG ATCCTTTTCCTGGGCCCACTGATGCAGCTCTCTATGGATTGCCCATGTGACCTGGCAGATGGTTTGAAGGTTGTCTTAG CTCCTCGCTCCTGGGCCCGCTGCCTCACGGATATGCGTTGGTTGCGGAACCAAGTGATTGCGCCCCTGACAGAAGAACTGGTGTTCCGGGCCTGTATGCTGCCTATGTTAGCACCATGCACAGGCCTGGGCCCTGCGGTGTTCACCTGCCCACTCTTCTTTGGAGTTG CCCATTTTCACCACATTTTTGAGCAGCTTCGATTCCGCCAGAGCAGTGTGGGGAGCATCTTCTTGTCTGCAG CGTTCCAGTTCTCCTACACAGCTGTCTTCGGCGCCTACACTGCTTTCCTCTTCATCCGCACAG GACACCTGATTGGGCCGGTTCTTTGCCACTCCTTCTGCAATTACATGGGCTTTCCTGCCGTTTGCGCAGCCCTGGAACATCCGCAGAGGCGGCCCCTGCTGGCAGGCTATGCCCTGGGTGTAGGactcttcctgcttctgctccaGCCCCTCACGGACCCCAAGCTCTACGGCAGCCTTCCCCTTTGTGTGCTTTTGGAACGGGCAGGAGACTCAGAGGGTCCCTTGTGCTCCTGA
- the RCE1 gene encoding CAAX prenyl protease 2 isoform X2, which produces MAALGGDGLRLLSVSRPERQPESAALGGPGPGLCCWVSVFSCLSLACSYVGSLYVWKSELPRDHPAVIKRRFTSVLVVSSLSPLCVLLWRELTGIQPGTSLLTLMGFRLEGIFPAALLPLLLTMILFLGPLMQLSMDCPCDLADGLKVVLAPRSWARCLTDMRWLRNQVIAPLTEELVFRACMLPMLAPCTGLGPAVFTCPLFFGVAHFHHIFEQLRFRQSSVGSIFLSAAFQFSYTAVFGAYTAFLFIRTEELRTKAAALRTARTLPNNTVSQDSLSQDSFLDSSSVVPAHHLLFRMVLIFSFPCPWDFLIFERIYFQVPL; this is translated from the exons ATGGCGGCGCTGGGCGGGGATGGGCTGCGCCTGCTGTCGGTGTCGCGGCCGGAGCGGCAGCCCGAGTCAGCAGCTCTGGGCGGCCCGGGCCCTGGGCTGTGCTGCTGGGTGTCTGTGTTCTCCTGTCTTAGCCTCGCCTGCTCCTACGTGGGCAGCCTCTACGTCTGGAAGAGCGAGCTGCCCAG GGACCACCCTGCAGTCATCAAGCGGCGTTTCACCAGTGTGTTGGTGGTGTCCAGCCTCTCGCCTCTGTGCGTGCTACTCTGGAGAGAACTCACAGGCATCCAG CCAGGCACATCCCTGCTCACCCTGATGGGCTTCAGGCTGGAGGGTATTTTCCCAGCAGCACTGCTGCCCCTGCTGCTGACCATG ATCCTTTTCCTGGGCCCACTGATGCAGCTCTCTATGGATTGCCCATGTGACCTGGCAGATGGTTTGAAGGTTGTCTTAG CTCCTCGCTCCTGGGCCCGCTGCCTCACGGATATGCGTTGGTTGCGGAACCAAGTGATTGCGCCCCTGACAGAAGAACTGGTGTTCCGGGCCTGTATGCTGCCTATGTTAGCACCATGCACAGGCCTGGGCCCTGCGGTGTTCACCTGCCCACTCTTCTTTGGAGTTG CCCATTTTCACCACATTTTTGAGCAGCTTCGATTCCGCCAGAGCAGTGTGGGGAGCATCTTCTTGTCTGCAG CGTTCCAGTTCTCCTACACAGCTGTCTTCGGCGCCTACACTGCTTTCCTCTTCATCCGCACAG AGGAACTCAGAACAAAGGCTGCAGCCCTGAGAACAGCAAGGACCCTGCCAAATAACACTGTAAGTCAAGATTCTTTAAGTCAAGATTCTTTCTTAGACTCTTCTAGTGTTGTACCTGCCCATCACCTTCTTTTTAGAATGGTTCTCatattttcattcccttgcccctgggattttttaatttttgaaaggatATACTTTCAGGTCCCACTCTAA
- the RCE1 gene encoding CAAX prenyl protease 2 isoform X3 has protein sequence MAALGGDGLRLLSVSRPERQPESAALGGPGPGLCCWVSVFSCLSLACSYVGSLYVWKSELPRDHPAVIKRRFTSVLVVSSLSPLCVLLWRELTGIQPGTSLLTLMGFRLEGIFPAALLPLLLTMILFLGPLMQLSMDCPCDLADGLKVVLAPRSWARCLTDMRWLRNQVIAPLTEELVFRACMLPMLAPCTGLGPAVFTCPLFFGVAHFHHIFEQLRFRQSSVGSIFLSAGHLIGPVLCHSFCNYMGFPAVCAALEHPQRRPLLAGYALGVGLFLLLLQPLTDPKLYGSLPLCVLLERAGDSEGPLCS, from the exons ATGGCGGCGCTGGGCGGGGATGGGCTGCGCCTGCTGTCGGTGTCGCGGCCGGAGCGGCAGCCCGAGTCAGCAGCTCTGGGCGGCCCGGGCCCTGGGCTGTGCTGCTGGGTGTCTGTGTTCTCCTGTCTTAGCCTCGCCTGCTCCTACGTGGGCAGCCTCTACGTCTGGAAGAGCGAGCTGCCCAG GGACCACCCTGCAGTCATCAAGCGGCGTTTCACCAGTGTGTTGGTGGTGTCCAGCCTCTCGCCTCTGTGCGTGCTACTCTGGAGAGAACTCACAGGCATCCAG CCAGGCACATCCCTGCTCACCCTGATGGGCTTCAGGCTGGAGGGTATTTTCCCAGCAGCACTGCTGCCCCTGCTGCTGACCATG ATCCTTTTCCTGGGCCCACTGATGCAGCTCTCTATGGATTGCCCATGTGACCTGGCAGATGGTTTGAAGGTTGTCTTAG CTCCTCGCTCCTGGGCCCGCTGCCTCACGGATATGCGTTGGTTGCGGAACCAAGTGATTGCGCCCCTGACAGAAGAACTGGTGTTCCGGGCCTGTATGCTGCCTATGTTAGCACCATGCACAGGCCTGGGCCCTGCGGTGTTCACCTGCCCACTCTTCTTTGGAGTTG CCCATTTTCACCACATTTTTGAGCAGCTTCGATTCCGCCAGAGCAGTGTGGGGAGCATCTTCTTGTCTGCAG GACACCTGATTGGGCCGGTTCTTTGCCACTCCTTCTGCAATTACATGGGCTTTCCTGCCGTTTGCGCAGCCCTGGAACATCCGCAGAGGCGGCCCCTGCTGGCAGGCTATGCCCTGGGTGTAGGactcttcctgcttctgctccaGCCCCTCACGGACCCCAAGCTCTACGGCAGCCTTCCCCTTTGTGTGCTTTTGGAACGGGCAGGAGACTCAGAGGGTCCCTTGTGCTCCTGA
- the RCE1 gene encoding CAAX prenyl protease 2 isoform X5 — translation MGFRLEGIFPAALLPLLLTMILFLGPLMQLSMDCPCDLADGLKVVLAPRSWARCLTDMRWLRNQVIAPLTEELVFRACMLPMLAPCTGLGPAVFTCPLFFGVAHFHHIFEQLRFRQSSVGSIFLSAAFQFSYTAVFGAYTAFLFIRTGHLIGPVLCHSFCNYMGFPAVCAALEHPQRRPLLAGYALGVGLFLLLLQPLTDPKLYGSLPLCVLLERAGDSEGPLCS, via the exons ATGGGCTTCAGGCTGGAGGGTATTTTCCCAGCAGCACTGCTGCCCCTGCTGCTGACCATG ATCCTTTTCCTGGGCCCACTGATGCAGCTCTCTATGGATTGCCCATGTGACCTGGCAGATGGTTTGAAGGTTGTCTTAG CTCCTCGCTCCTGGGCCCGCTGCCTCACGGATATGCGTTGGTTGCGGAACCAAGTGATTGCGCCCCTGACAGAAGAACTGGTGTTCCGGGCCTGTATGCTGCCTATGTTAGCACCATGCACAGGCCTGGGCCCTGCGGTGTTCACCTGCCCACTCTTCTTTGGAGTTG CCCATTTTCACCACATTTTTGAGCAGCTTCGATTCCGCCAGAGCAGTGTGGGGAGCATCTTCTTGTCTGCAG CGTTCCAGTTCTCCTACACAGCTGTCTTCGGCGCCTACACTGCTTTCCTCTTCATCCGCACAG GACACCTGATTGGGCCGGTTCTTTGCCACTCCTTCTGCAATTACATGGGCTTTCCTGCCGTTTGCGCAGCCCTGGAACATCCGCAGAGGCGGCCCCTGCTGGCAGGCTATGCCCTGGGTGTAGGactcttcctgcttctgctccaGCCCCTCACGGACCCCAAGCTCTACGGCAGCCTTCCCCTTTGTGTGCTTTTGGAACGGGCAGGAGACTCAGAGGGTCCCTTGTGCTCCTGA
- the RCE1 gene encoding CAAX prenyl protease 2 isoform X4: MAALGGDGLRLLSVSRPERQPESAALGGPGPGLCCWVSVFSCLSLACSYVGSLYVWKSELPRDHPAVIKRRFTSVLVVSSLSPLCVLLWRELTGIQPGTSLLTLMGFRLEGIFPAALLPLLLTMILFLGPLMQLSMDCPCDLADGLKVVLAPRSWARCLTDMRWLRNQVIAPLTEELVFRACMLPMLAPCTGLGPAVFTCPLFFGVAHFHHIFEQLRFRQSSVGSIFLSAEELRTKAAALRTARTLPNNTVSQDSLSQDSFLDSSSVVPAHHLLFRMVLIFSFPCPWDFLIFERIYFQVPL, from the exons ATGGCGGCGCTGGGCGGGGATGGGCTGCGCCTGCTGTCGGTGTCGCGGCCGGAGCGGCAGCCCGAGTCAGCAGCTCTGGGCGGCCCGGGCCCTGGGCTGTGCTGCTGGGTGTCTGTGTTCTCCTGTCTTAGCCTCGCCTGCTCCTACGTGGGCAGCCTCTACGTCTGGAAGAGCGAGCTGCCCAG GGACCACCCTGCAGTCATCAAGCGGCGTTTCACCAGTGTGTTGGTGGTGTCCAGCCTCTCGCCTCTGTGCGTGCTACTCTGGAGAGAACTCACAGGCATCCAG CCAGGCACATCCCTGCTCACCCTGATGGGCTTCAGGCTGGAGGGTATTTTCCCAGCAGCACTGCTGCCCCTGCTGCTGACCATG ATCCTTTTCCTGGGCCCACTGATGCAGCTCTCTATGGATTGCCCATGTGACCTGGCAGATGGTTTGAAGGTTGTCTTAG CTCCTCGCTCCTGGGCCCGCTGCCTCACGGATATGCGTTGGTTGCGGAACCAAGTGATTGCGCCCCTGACAGAAGAACTGGTGTTCCGGGCCTGTATGCTGCCTATGTTAGCACCATGCACAGGCCTGGGCCCTGCGGTGTTCACCTGCCCACTCTTCTTTGGAGTTG CCCATTTTCACCACATTTTTGAGCAGCTTCGATTCCGCCAGAGCAGTGTGGGGAGCATCTTCTTGTCTGCAG AGGAACTCAGAACAAAGGCTGCAGCCCTGAGAACAGCAAGGACCCTGCCAAATAACACTGTAAGTCAAGATTCTTTAAGTCAAGATTCTTTCTTAGACTCTTCTAGTGTTGTACCTGCCCATCACCTTCTTTTTAGAATGGTTCTCatattttcattcccttgcccctgggattttttaatttttgaaaggatATACTTTCAGGTCCCACTCTAA